DNA from Mycolicibacterium alvei:
CATCACCGACCTGGCGCCGGAGGCGGTGCTGCCGGTGATCGGTACCAAGGAGCTGATTGCCTGGCTGCCGACGCTGCTGGCGATCGGCCCCGGCGATGCCGTCGTTGTCCCTGAGCTGGCTTACCCGACCTACGAGGTCGGTGCCCTGCTGGCCGGGGCGCAGGTGCTGCGTGCCGATTCACTGACTCAGCTGGGCCCGCAGCGTCCCGCCCTGATCTTTCTCAACTCGCCCAGTAACCCCACCGGCAAGGTGCTCCCGCTGGATCACCTCCGCAAGGTGGTGTCCTGGGCCCGCGACCGCGGCGTGCTGGTCGCCTCCGACGAGTGCTATCTGGGGCTGAGCTGGGAAGCCGAACCGCTCAGCGTCCTGCACCCGTCGGTCTGCGACGGTGACCACACCGGGTTGTTGGCCATCCACTCCCTGTCCAAGACGTCGTCGTTGGCCGGCTACCGGGCCGGGTTCGTCGCCGGCGACCCCGCTGTGGTCGCCGAGTTGCTCGCGGTGCGCAAGCACGCCGGGATGATGGTCCCTGGACCGGTGCAGGCCGCGATGGTGGCCGCACTCGACGACGACGAGCACGAGATCGCCCAGCGCGAGCGGTACGCGAGGCGCCGCGCGGTCCTGCTGCCAGCCCTGCAGGCGGCCGGGTTCACCGTCGAGCACTCCGAGGCCGGCCTGTATCTGTGGGCCACCCGCGGGGAGCCGTGCCGCGACACCGTCCGGTGGTTGGCCGAGCGCGGGATCCTGGCGGCGCCGGGCGAGTTCTATGGTCCCGCCGGGGCCCAGTTCGTCCGGGTTGCGCTGACCGCGACCGATGAGCGCATCGCCACTGCCGTGCAGCGGTTGTCAGCCCAATAACCCCAGCGACATCGCGGTGGTGACCGCCGCCGTGCGATCGGACACCCCGAGTTTGTGGAACGCGCGCAGCAGATGCGTCTTCACCGTGGCCTCGCTGATGTGCAGGGCGCGGCCGATATCGGCGTTGGTGGCACCGGTGGACACCAACGCCAGCACCTCGGCCTCCCGCACCGACAATGTCACCGCGGGCGCGCGGACCGCGTTCACCAGTCGGTCGGCAACCCCGGGGGCCAGTACGGTCTTGCCGCGCGCGGCGTCGCGCACGGCACGGGCCAGCTCGGCGCGGGACGCATCCTTGAGCAGGTAGCCCGTCGCCCCGGCCTCGACGGCGCGCAGGATGTCGGTATCGCTTTCGTAGGTCGTGACCACGACGATGTGGGTTGACGGATTGTCGGCCAGAATCTGCGCAGTCGCGGTGACCCCGTCGATCCCGGGCATCCGCAGATCCATCAGGATGACGTCGGGTCGCAGTGTGTGGGCCAGCGCGATCGCCTCGGACCCGGAGCCGGCCTCCCCGATCACGGTCAGGTCGTCCTCGACATCGATCATGCCGCGGAGCCCCTCGCGGACCACCGGATGGTCATCGACCAGCAGAACGGTGGTCATGCCGGGACCGCCACGATCACCTGTAGGCCGCCACC
Protein-coding regions in this window:
- the dapC gene encoding succinyldiaminopimelate transaminase, with the translated sequence MVRQRRSAALPEFPWDTLADVTALARSHRDGIVDLSVGTPVDEVAPVVQRALAAASSAPGYPTTAGTPALRASAEAALRRRYGITDLAPEAVLPVIGTKELIAWLPTLLAIGPGDAVVVPELAYPTYEVGALLAGAQVLRADSLTQLGPQRPALIFLNSPSNPTGKVLPLDHLRKVVSWARDRGVLVASDECYLGLSWEAEPLSVLHPSVCDGDHTGLLAIHSLSKTSSLAGYRAGFVAGDPAVVAELLAVRKHAGMMVPGPVQAAMVAALDDDEHEIAQRERYARRRAVLLPALQAAGFTVEHSEAGLYLWATRGEPCRDTVRWLAERGILAAPGEFYGPAGAQFVRVALTATDERIATAVQRLSAQ
- a CDS encoding response regulator; protein product: MTTVLLVDDHPVVREGLRGMIDVEDDLTVIGEAGSGSEAIALAHTLRPDVILMDLRMPGIDGVTATAQILADNPSTHIVVVTTYESDTDILRAVEAGATGYLLKDASRAELARAVRDAARGKTVLAPGVADRLVNAVRAPAVTLSVREAEVLALVSTGATNADIGRALHISEATVKTHLLRAFHKLGVSDRTAAVTTAMSLGLLG